In one Actinomyces trachealis genomic region, the following are encoded:
- the rpsJ gene encoding 30S ribosomal protein S10 has product MAGQKIRIRLKSYDHEVIDSSARKIVDTVTRAGATVVGPVPLPTEKNVFCVIRSPHKYKDSREHFEMRTHKRLIDIVDPTPKAVDSLMRLDLPADVNIEIKL; this is encoded by the coding sequence ATGGCGGGACAGAAGATCCGCATCCGGCTCAAGTCCTACGACCACGAGGTCATTGACTCCTCCGCGCGCAAGATCGTTGACACGGTCACTCGCGCCGGTGCGACGGTCGTGGGTCCGGTGCCGCTGCCGACCGAGAAGAACGTGTTCTGCGTCATCCGGTCGCCCCACAAGTACAAGGACAGCCGCGAGCACTTTGAGATGCGCACCCACAAGCGGCTGATTGACATCGTTGACCCGACGCCGAAGGCCGTCGACTCGCTCATGCGTCTCGACCTGCCCGCCGACGTCAACATCGAGATCAAGCTCTGA